GACGATATCGTCTTTACGAGAAACAAGTGGTTTTTGCTCGGATTAGCTGCCGAGTTTAAATTCCCGTCTTAGTCATACAACTTAGTTACCAAGATTTGCTTGTTTGTTACAATTCCCTGTCATCAATGATGGCATCTCCCGCGGAACTCGCGAAACTTCATGCGAGACATGCTCGAATCGTAAAATGTCTGCCGCTATTCTCGCACAAAAACCTTGGTTTCAGCTGAGGATTCTGTGGCATATGACGATTGCATCTCGATGCTGTCATTGGCCGCAAAGAGGTAGCCACGAAAAAGCCATGTAAGACTCAGCCCAACTCAACTAAGGAAACCAGAGCCAATGGCTCGGCGCCACACAGACGGCGCCCGTTTGATCCCCCTTTCGGCGACCACATTTTCCCCTAACCACCAGCCAGGACTCTTGTCTATCGTGGTGGGGGATAGAGGGCCAAGGACTCTTCGCCGGTGAGCCACATTGTCGGCTCCTGCATGGACGGGACCAGGACGAAACGAGCCTAGGCAATGCGCCTCGACGCAACTTTCCGTACAGTGCATGTCCCTGGCCTTGTACTGACGCCCTGCCGGACGTTCTGCCTGTTGTTGTGGGAGTCTGGCTTCTCTCCCGTCTATCTTGTATTAGGCAGCATGGCCGATACTCAAGACTTGGTTGAGGGTTGCGGGTTGTAAGCTCCATGCAACGCAAGACGGCCTGGCAGAATCTTGTCGACAACGACCCTGGGCCAACCATTGAGGAAACATCAGGTTGGTGGCTGATTTTGTCTCGCTGCTAGAGCATCCCTTGTCAAATCTCGATGAGAGAGCCCCCGTTAGGGGACCACTAACCTCGTCTTTGATGAAAAGCAACTGCGGCCTGTGGACCAGACAATATCAACCTTTAACAGGAGAAATACAGGGAACAATACCAAAACTTGCGCCTCCCTGGGCGTGACCGGGGTGTCCGATATACTCCAACTTTGAAGCTGTCTCGGACAGCAAACAACACGGAAGCATAGCCATGAGCGGTGTGTGAGCGTTGCAACGGCTCCTCCACCAAGACTGCCTCGCCAAGCTGTGCCCTCACTCACGATGCCCTCGAAATAAGCATCTCACGCGTGGAGGCACTGCCTCTCGGCACATGTGTCATTCACAGCCGTGCAGGTTGCGGCACCCAATGGCTTGGCCGGGCCTCGTTTCCCCCCATGTTACCGTCCGGGTGGTGCGCCTTCAACCCGGAACACTGCCACGCTCCCAGGCTATCAGCCCTAAATGATGCAGGCGTTTGACGGCTCTTGACGTGCGGGCTTGAGAGGCTTTCCCGCCGATTCTAAGATTACCTTCCAATGAGGTTGGCCGTAcgccctttttttttcgaGGCCGTCTTGCTCTGTCTACactttctctcttcctcgcGAACCCTACCGTACAGTGTGGGGGGAGATGCTACTTTTGTTTCAAAGGCCAAGGCAACCAGCTCGAGCCTAGAGGCCGTCTGGCTTGATGTTTATTTTGAGACCCGGTTCTGCTTCATACATTTATTCGCTTGGCGCCCTGGGGACTTTGGCAGCTTCTCTCTTGTGGCTTCATCACCACAAACGCCTATGTACACCGCGACTCAACAACAGCATCCATGGCCTCCAAACACCCATTGAGACGGTCGTGTGCCTTTTGCCGGGCGAGGAAGATCAGGTGTTCCAACGAAACCATCTGCGAGGCCTGCCGCAAGCAGGGCGCTGACTGCATCTACGACTTTGAGTCACGGTCCAAGGGTCGGAACCCGAGCATTGACAGTACAAAGTCCAACCTGCTGCATGTTCGAAGCGATCATGGGCTTCCGGATAgcaagaggagaaggtctTGCTCTGCTAGCTCCACCCCTTCTACTCCCCCGAAGAACCAAGAGGATCAGGGTCCCCCAGGGGAAGCCTTCGAAAGCATCGCCGCATCTCTAGAGCAGATGTTTCGGGAGAAATTTCCTCTGAAATCTGTCAAGTTTACCTCCGAAGAGCAATCCAATTCTCAGCCAaagtccaagcccaaggatATCAGGTACACCGGTCTTCTCTCCCTCCTGGCCTACGACCTTGTCGGGCTTGTCGTTGACAGATTTGGCTCCTTGGGATGCTACCACAATGAAGAGGATAGTAGTCGATTCTTCCGGTCCGGCCTGGCCAGCGATAATACCCAAAACATGTTCGACAACCTTGTCCAGGGAAGCAACCCCCTTTCCGACTATGGCCAACGACAGCGGACGCAACTGATCGATGTCTGGTACTCTGTCCACCCCCTGTctttcctcatctccaaaacccttcttcttcggGAGGTTCGCGACGGCACCTGTGACGAGGTCCTTATAGCTACTATGCTCGCCGAGGCCAGCTTCGTCCTTGGAGACGAAATCAGTGTTGGTCGTGGCCGCGACTTGTTGAAGTGGGCCGAAGCACAACTCCAGAACCGTCGACGTCATCAACAATCCAGCGAAGACAACTCTATACACTCGAACATACCCACGAGGGTATACAAGCGAGTCACCACTGCACAAGCTTTGGTCCTTTTGGCTTGGAACGCCCTCTCCTCCTATGAGTTTCGCCGGGCAGTCTGCTACATCGACCTGGCTAGCAAGATGGTCACGGAGATCAAAGAATGCATGGCGAGGGATATGTCTCCACCAAACTCCAGTCGTATCAACGGAGTCGATGTATTAGATGTTGAGAGAGAGATTGTGACCTATCTCTGGTGGACAACGTTTTCCCTGAATCTCTGGACTTGTGTCCAGACAGGTTTCTTGCCCGAATCCACCCCCGCCACTTTCACCCTTGATTCCCTTCCCGTGACGGAGGCCTCCTCTATCATCATTCAACTGGACCTGGTGTCCGAGAACTTCAGCACGTTGCAGAAGCAAAAGAGCAGCATGCGCGAGATGTGGCCTCTCGCCCACATTTCCAGCACTGTTGCCTATCTGTTCCTTCACACTTCCGACCAGGCGGCAGCGAGACACGGAGTGGGTGTTTGTCGAGAGGCTATCCGCCTATTCTCTGGTGAAGCAAACAGGGCAGAagagaagcccaaggcgCCCTTTGGAAGGCAAGCTGACGACGCTTCACGACATTTGCTGCTTGCATTCCACCATACCATGGCTGCCCAGTTTCTCTTCCCAAAAGCCTTTCGGGATCAGGCAACCGTCTCTCCAGATACTGTTGATCAGTTCTGTACGTCGATGGATCAAATC
This region of Fusarium falciforme chromosome 5, complete sequence genomic DNA includes:
- a CDS encoding Zn(2)-C6 fungal-type domain-containing protein, whose amino-acid sequence is MASKHPLRRSCAFCRARKIRCSNETICEACRKQGADCIYDFESRSKGRNPSIDSTKSNLLHVRSDHGLPDSKRRRSCSASSTPSTPPKNQEDQGPPGEAFESIAASLEQMFREKFPLKSVKFTSEEQSNSQPKSKPKDIRYTGLLSLLAYDLVGLVVDRFGSLGCYHNEEDSSRFFRSGLASDNTQNMFDNLVQGSNPLSDYGQRQRTQLIDVWYSVHPLSFLISKTLLLREVRDGTCDEVLIATMLAEASFVLGDEISVGRGRDLLKWAEAQLQNRRRHQQSSEDNSIHSNIPTRVYKRVTTAQALVLLAWNALSSYEFRRAVCYIDLASKMVTEIKECMARDMSPPNSSRINGVDVLDVEREIVTYLWWTTFSLNLWTCVQTGFLPESTPATFTLDSLPVTEASSIIIQLDLVSENFSTLQKQKSSMREMWPLAHISSTVAYLFLHTSDQAAARHGVGVCREAIRLFSGEANRAEEKPKAPFGRQADDASRHLLLAFHHTMAAQFLFPKAFRDQATVSPDTVDQFCTSMDQILRFLSLTPEQPCDPISITSSLHQSLPKALCLLLDTCSRAFNFIRANLGLSLNETYFHQGWDGRLHPLATRLYNMSKDDRFHQGSTLRSVRKQLKTCARAFGAAGASNSLGVPEANTNNMRSASHSPQHNVQAPGYFTATPQAIGDAPSPFSCIEDISRVSSSMQSSSGSSASASTQPFTPFEQMTKWPIDGGFSPDMLSASTFSPPPAMQHGVTNGSAMSNMWYSQPPMMDLEPAGPVSIQLGQWVWPPTSSEEATYLSFQALDMEEAPE